AGCTTCTTCCCCATGATCTCATACGTTTTCAATAAACTCCTCAGCTCTTGAATCTCCGCGAGAACCAGAGTTCTTTCAGGATTTGGATCCACTTGTTTCTTCAAGAAACATTGTTTCAGCTCAGACAATGTCTTAAGCTCTGCGACTACCAAGTTGTCTGATTTTTGAATCC
This genomic interval from Camelina sativa cultivar DH55 unplaced genomic scaffold, Cs unpScaffold25190, whole genome shotgun sequence contains the following:
- the LOC109132130 gene encoding uncharacterized protein LOC109132130, coding for FATVSSIKAAYAQLQHCQSPYDSIGIQKSDNLVVAELKTLSELKQCFLKKQVDPNPERTLVLAEIQELRSLLKTYEIMGK